Proteins encoded together in one Fimbriiglobus ruber window:
- a CDS encoding DUF1501 domain-containing protein, whose product MTFPATLAQTRRQFVRSAVAGTALFPAILSQLLAEDSPRGESADPLAPKPPHFPAKAKNVIFLFMSGGVSHVDTFDPKPKLFADHGKLVTLDHPETRNRPGYDKLFLKRPQWEFTKRGKSGTEVSSLFPHVGALADDFALIRSMHADHSNHYNATLGMHTGSVNQARPSIGAWLSYGLGTVNRNLPSFVVLAPQTPYAGGQVWASDFLPGSHQGTLVVPGPEPMRNVRPAVPPARQRTDLDALADLNRAHLDRRPGDPDLAARVQSFETAFGMQTAAPEAFDLTKETDETHALYGLPRGSTNGFAWQCLAARRLVERGVRFVELIDTGSSNNWDSHGDMNDHARLAKNVDKPIAGLLTDLKRRGLLDSTLVVWTTEFGRTPFNNSADAKGREHHPWAFSSWLAGAGIKGGTVHGTTDEYGVKVATDGVHVHDYHATILHLMGLDHTKLTYRHSGRDYRLTDVAGNVVKEVLA is encoded by the coding sequence ATGACCTTTCCCGCCACGCTCGCCCAGACCCGCCGCCAGTTCGTCCGTTCCGCGGTCGCGGGTACGGCGCTCTTCCCCGCGATCCTCTCCCAATTACTTGCGGAGGATTCCCCGCGCGGCGAGTCAGCCGACCCGCTCGCGCCCAAACCGCCGCACTTCCCGGCCAAGGCCAAAAACGTCATCTTCCTGTTCATGAGCGGCGGCGTGTCGCACGTCGACACGTTCGACCCCAAGCCGAAGCTGTTCGCCGACCACGGAAAGCTCGTGACGCTCGACCACCCGGAGACGCGCAACCGGCCGGGGTATGACAAGCTGTTCCTCAAGCGGCCGCAGTGGGAGTTCACGAAGCGCGGGAAGTCCGGCACCGAAGTGAGTTCGCTCTTCCCGCACGTCGGCGCGCTCGCGGACGACTTCGCCCTCATCCGGTCGATGCACGCCGACCACTCGAACCACTACAACGCCACGCTCGGCATGCACACCGGCTCGGTCAACCAGGCGCGGCCGAGCATCGGGGCGTGGCTGAGTTACGGCCTCGGGACGGTGAACCGGAACCTGCCGTCGTTCGTCGTCCTGGCCCCGCAGACACCTTACGCGGGCGGCCAGGTCTGGGCGTCCGACTTCCTGCCCGGCAGCCACCAGGGGACGCTGGTCGTGCCCGGCCCCGAGCCGATGCGGAACGTCAGGCCGGCGGTCCCGCCGGCCCGTCAGCGGACCGACCTCGACGCACTCGCCGACCTGAACCGCGCCCACCTCGACCGTCGCCCCGGCGACCCGGATCTGGCGGCCCGGGTACAGAGCTTCGAGACCGCGTTCGGCATGCAGACCGCCGCCCCGGAAGCCTTCGATCTTACCAAGGAAACCGACGAAACGCACGCCCTCTACGGCCTGCCCCGCGGTAGCACGAACGGCTTCGCGTGGCAGTGCCTCGCCGCCCGCCGACTGGTCGAGCGCGGCGTCCGCTTCGTGGAACTGATCGACACCGGCTCGTCCAACAACTGGGACTCCCACGGCGACATGAACGACCACGCCCGGCTCGCGAAGAATGTGGACAAGCCGATCGCCGGCCTGCTAACCGACCTCAAGCGGCGCGGCCTACTCGACTCGACACTCGTCGTCTGGACCACCGAGTTCGGCCGCACCCCGTTCAACAACTCCGCCGACGCGAAGGGCCGCGAACACCACCCCTGGGCGTTCTCGTCGTGGCTGGCCGGGGCGGGAATCAAGGGCGGAACTGTCCACGGCACGACCGACGAGTACGGCGTGAAAGTGGCCACCGACGGCGTCCACGTTCACGACTACCACGCGACCATCCTGCACCTGATGGGCCTCGACCACACCAAGCTCACATACCGCCACTCCGGTCGCGACTACCGGCTGACAGACGTGGCGGGGAACGTGGTGAAGGAAGTGCTGGCGTGA
- a CDS encoding MotA/TolQ/ExbB proton channel family protein, protein MNVTHRRFALSGRIVPLILALVCVFVLVAPALAQEPEAAAPAGGGGGGGNIFFHIIKSVGIFWIILLPTSIWLIAMIVLLTLDLRMSAAIPAGFVDDFTDTVNKRKFKEAYDMVREDPSYLGRVLTAGMARLQYGLEDAREAALNALEGIKSDKEQKNNYTAVIATLGPLLGLVGTVFGMIESFMVLAEAGSSVNASKLAEGISHALAVTLVGVAIAVPAIAFNTFFRNRITQVMLNVGHVSDDLMTQMYHNSKKPGGPVPGPTPGPGPGAPAAVAAVPAAQAAAVPATAPRGH, encoded by the coding sequence ATGAACGTTACCCATCGACGTTTCGCTCTCTCCGGCCGGATCGTGCCATTGATCCTGGCCCTGGTGTGTGTGTTCGTGCTGGTCGCGCCGGCTCTGGCCCAAGAACCTGAAGCCGCTGCTCCGGCTGGTGGGGGCGGCGGTGGCGGGAACATTTTCTTCCACATCATCAAGTCGGTCGGGATCTTCTGGATCATCCTGCTTCCCACTTCGATCTGGCTGATCGCGATGATCGTCCTGCTCACCCTCGACCTGCGGATGTCGGCCGCGATCCCGGCCGGGTTCGTGGACGACTTCACGGACACCGTCAACAAGCGGAAGTTCAAGGAAGCGTATGACATGGTCCGCGAAGACCCGTCGTACCTCGGTCGCGTGCTGACGGCCGGGATGGCCCGCCTGCAGTACGGCCTGGAAGACGCCCGCGAGGCCGCCCTGAACGCCCTCGAAGGCATCAAATCGGACAAGGAACAGAAGAACAACTACACCGCCGTGATCGCCACCCTCGGGCCGCTGCTCGGGCTGGTCGGGACGGTGTTCGGGATGATCGAGTCCTTCATGGTACTCGCCGAGGCCGGGTCGTCGGTCAACGCGTCGAAGCTGGCCGAAGGGATTTCGCACGCCCTCGCGGTGACGCTGGTCGGCGTGGCCATCGCGGTCCCGGCGATCGCCTTCAACACGTTCTTCCGGAACCGGATCACGCAGGTCATGCTGAACGTCGGCCACGTGTCCGACGACCTGATGACCCAGATGTACCACAACTCGAAGAAGCCGGGCGGCCCGGTTCCGGGTCCGACCCCCGGCCCCGGCCCTGGTGCCCCGGCTGCGGTCGCGGCCGTCCCCGCCGCCCAGGCCGCGGCCGTCCCGGCGACGGCCCCCCGTGGCCACTAA
- a CDS encoding ExbD/TolR family protein — protein sequence MSASSSHEKCEPNLTPLLDMVLQLIMFFMLCANFVNEQVVKTIELPNALATKPVEKTTQDYLILNVNKQGTTLVANEALDGPAKVQRYMQNQFEIDKAKAAQRGKAKEWEAGKGRSLIILRADKECHFKQVNDVMAACRRAGYTDIQLRAIQASALGGQN from the coding sequence ATGAGCGCTAGTTCCAGTCACGAAAAGTGCGAACCGAACCTGACCCCGCTGTTGGACATGGTGCTCCAGCTCATCATGTTTTTCATGCTTTGTGCGAACTTCGTGAACGAACAAGTCGTCAAAACGATCGAACTCCCGAACGCGCTGGCCACGAAGCCCGTCGAAAAGACGACTCAGGATTACCTCATCCTGAACGTGAACAAGCAGGGCACCACGCTGGTCGCGAACGAAGCGCTCGACGGCCCGGCCAAGGTCCAACGGTACATGCAGAACCAGTTTGAAATCGACAAGGCCAAGGCCGCCCAGCGCGGGAAGGCAAAGGAATGGGAGGCGGGCAAGGGCCGGTCGCTCATCATTTTGCGGGCGGACAAGGAGTGTCACTTCAAGCAGGTGAACGACGTCATGGCGGCGTGCCGCCGGGCCGGGTACACGGACATTCAGTTGCGGGCCATCCAGGCCAGCGCGCTAGGCGGACAAAACTAA
- a CDS encoding ExbD/TolR family protein, translating to MSPDLPITPMLDMSFQLMAFFILTFSPKPVEGQLLLELPKGSQEIAEYREISDVESQEVVVQVYASETGAISDAIVVRETGPVSFGSDRSKLFQHLKKQFLSQKEPPKLRFELDERLNYGQVILLLDEGKRAGFHRINPIPLRRNG from the coding sequence GTGAGCCCCGATCTGCCGATCACGCCGATGCTGGACATGTCGTTCCAGTTGATGGCGTTCTTCATTCTCACATTCAGCCCCAAGCCGGTCGAAGGACAGCTTCTTCTGGAACTGCCCAAAGGAAGTCAAGAGATTGCGGAATACCGCGAAATCAGTGACGTTGAAAGCCAGGAAGTGGTGGTCCAGGTGTACGCGTCCGAGACGGGGGCAATCAGCGACGCCATCGTCGTACGCGAGACCGGGCCGGTCAGTTTCGGCTCTGACCGTTCAAAGTTATTTCAACACTTGAAAAAGCAATTCTTGTCCCAAAAAGAGCCTCCCAAACTCCGATTCGAACTCGACGAGCGACTCAACTACGGCCAGGTGATCCTACTGCTTGATGAGGGCAAACGGGCCGGGTTTCACCGGATCAATCCCATACCGCTGCGAAGAAACGGTTAG
- a CDS encoding UDP-glucuronic acid decarboxylase family protein, whose translation MRTLITGGAGFIGSHLSERFLAEGHDVVCVDNFITGRPDNIRHLLDNPKFRVIVHDVSKPLFVDGLIDNVLHFASPASPVDYQKSSIQTLKVGSLGTHVALGIAKAHGARFLTASTSEVYGDPEVHPQTESYWGHVNPVGERSMYDEAKRFAEAMTMAYHREHGVNTHIIRIFNTYGERMRLDDGRVLPNFVGQALRGDPITVYGQGQQTRSFCYVSDLVDGIYRLLFSDYHLPVNVGNPVEITIKEFADEILRLTGSKSQVVYKPLPADDPKQRRPDITLARRLLGWEPKVGREEGLKRTLDYFRKKVQAEAKK comes from the coding sequence GTGCGGACACTTATCACCGGCGGAGCCGGGTTCATCGGGTCCCACCTGAGCGAACGATTTCTCGCCGAAGGGCACGACGTCGTCTGTGTGGATAACTTCATCACGGGCCGGCCGGACAACATCCGCCACCTGCTCGACAACCCGAAGTTCCGCGTGATCGTTCACGACGTCTCGAAGCCGCTGTTCGTGGACGGCTTGATCGACAACGTCCTCCACTTCGCCAGCCCGGCCAGCCCGGTCGACTACCAAAAGAGTTCGATCCAGACTTTGAAAGTCGGGTCGCTCGGAACACACGTCGCACTCGGGATCGCCAAGGCACACGGGGCCCGCTTCCTGACCGCCAGCACCAGCGAAGTCTACGGCGACCCGGAAGTCCACCCACAGACCGAGAGCTACTGGGGGCACGTCAACCCGGTCGGCGAGCGGAGCATGTACGACGAGGCCAAGCGGTTCGCCGAAGCCATGACCATGGCGTACCACCGCGAACACGGCGTTAACACCCACATCATCCGGATCTTTAACACGTACGGCGAACGGATGCGGCTCGACGACGGCCGCGTGCTGCCGAATTTCGTCGGCCAGGCCCTCCGCGGTGACCCGATCACGGTGTACGGACAGGGCCAGCAGACGCGCAGCTTCTGTTACGTATCCGATTTGGTGGACGGGATTTACAGACTGCTCTTCTCCGACTACCACCTCCCGGTCAACGTCGGGAACCCGGTCGAGATCACGATCAAGGAATTCGCGGACGAGATCCTGCGTCTAACCGGGAGCAAGAGCCAGGTCGTGTACAAGCCGCTCCCGGCGGACGACCCCAAGCAGCGCCGCCCGGACATCACGCTGGCCCGGCGGTTGCTCGGGTGGGAACCGAAGGTCGGCCGCGAGGAAGGGCTCAAGCGGACGCTCGATTACTTCCGGAAAAAAGTCCAGGCCGAGGCCAAGAAATAG
- a CDS encoding ExbD/TolR family protein, producing the protein MSSERVEPDLPITPMLDMSFQLMAFFILTFSPKPVEGQLSLSLPKEEGGPSNVAPSVDLTEDEDVVVQIYASDNGNIADISIAPKTGSYSIGKDTSALFKFLKEKAAAATAEKKPAPKLRLEMADQLNYQFVIKLLDEGKRAGFERISPAALTPAAAGGAAKK; encoded by the coding sequence ATGTCGAGCGAACGCGTCGAACCCGATCTGCCGATCACGCCGATGTTGGACATGTCGTTCCAACTCATGGCGTTCTTCATCCTCACGTTCAGCCCCAAGCCGGTCGAAGGGCAGCTGTCACTGTCGTTGCCCAAGGAAGAAGGCGGACCGTCGAACGTGGCGCCGAGCGTCGACCTGACTGAAGACGAAGACGTGGTGGTCCAGATCTACGCGTCCGACAACGGAAACATCGCGGACATCTCGATCGCGCCCAAAACCGGGAGCTACTCGATCGGGAAGGACACGTCCGCGCTATTCAAGTTTCTCAAGGAAAAGGCCGCCGCCGCGACCGCCGAGAAGAAGCCGGCTCCCAAGCTGCGGCTCGAAATGGCCGACCAGTTGAATTACCAGTTCGTGATCAAACTGCTCGACGAGGGGAAGCGGGCCGGGTTCGAGCGGATCAGTCCGGCGGCCCTGACCCCCGCGGCCGCGGGCGGCGCGGCGAAGAAATAA